A stretch of Halocalculus aciditolerans DNA encodes these proteins:
- a CDS encoding 30S ribosomal protein S24e has protein sequence MEIDIISEEDNPLLHRTQVQFEITHEEATPSRLSVRDSLAAALDKNSDEVVVHSVDTKFGMRKSVGYAKVYESAAVATDVEQDYMLERNKIEAEAGEAAEAEGEE, from the coding sequence ATGGAAATCGACATCATCTCGGAGGAGGACAATCCCCTCCTTCACCGGACGCAGGTCCAGTTCGAAATCACGCACGAGGAAGCGACGCCTTCCCGTCTCTCCGTCCGCGACAGCCTCGCGGCGGCGCTCGACAAGAACTCGGACGAGGTCGTCGTCCACTCCGTCGATACGAAGTTCGGGATGCGGAAGTCCGTCGGGTACGCGAAAGTCTACGAGTCCGCCGCCGTCGCCACCGACGTCGAGCAGGACTACATGCTGGAGCGGAACAAGATCGAAGCCGAGGCCGGCGAGGCCGCGGAAGCGGAGGGCGAGGAGTAA
- a CDS encoding 30S ribosomal protein S27ae has product MPRSDYYDDGEISKEQCPRCGDTFLADHADRQHCGKCGYTEWK; this is encoded by the coding sequence ATGCCGCGCTCCGACTACTACGACGACGGCGAAATCTCGAAGGAGCAGTGTCCGCGCTGCGGCGACACCTTCCTCGCGGACCACGCCGACCGCCAGCACTGCGGGAAGTGCGGATACACCGAGTGGAAGTAA
- a CDS encoding bifunctional N(6)-L-threonylcarbamoyladenine synthase/serine/threonine protein kinase, producing the protein MRVLGVEGTAWCASAAVFDADADSVDIFSEAYEPASGGIHPREAAEHMREHVPQVVERALDSADGPVDAVAFSRGPGLGPCLRIAGTAARALAQSLDVPLVGVNHMVAHLEIGRHRSGFDSPVCLNASGANAHVLGYHGGRYRVLGETMDTGIGNALDKFTRHVGWSHPGGPKVEEHAKDGEYVEFPYVVKGMDFSFSGIMSAAKQAYDDGEPVENVCCGLQETTFAMLTEVAERALSLSGRDELVLGGGVGQNARLREMLAEMCEARDAKFYAPEPRFLRDNAGMIAVLGAKMAAAGDTLDVEDSGVDSDFRPDEVPVTWRDDEDLFVAVDERGDVKGAEATVTFDDDRVRKARASKPYRHPELDETLRRERTRQEARLTSAARRDGVPTPVVFDVDVHGHTLELERVGDRDLRDALTSEHVASLGRHLAALHDADIVHGDPTTRNARVTDGGRVIAIDFGLGFTSHEVEDYAMDLHVFEQSLAGTAADADVLRQAFEAAYAEDGDAEVLDRLRDIEGRGRYGGTVRD; encoded by the coding sequence ATGCGGGTACTCGGCGTCGAAGGGACGGCGTGGTGTGCGAGCGCCGCGGTGTTCGACGCGGACGCCGATTCGGTCGACATTTTTTCGGAGGCGTACGAGCCGGCGAGCGGCGGCATCCATCCGCGCGAGGCCGCCGAGCACATGCGCGAGCACGTCCCCCAGGTCGTCGAGCGCGCGCTCGACAGCGCGGACGGCCCGGTCGACGCGGTGGCGTTCTCGCGCGGCCCCGGACTCGGGCCGTGTCTGCGCATCGCGGGGACGGCGGCGCGCGCGCTCGCGCAGTCGCTCGACGTCCCGCTCGTCGGCGTGAACCACATGGTCGCGCATCTCGAAATCGGCCGGCACCGCTCGGGCTTCGACTCCCCCGTCTGTCTGAACGCGTCGGGGGCGAACGCGCACGTCCTCGGCTACCACGGCGGCCGGTACCGGGTGCTGGGTGAGACGATGGACACGGGGATCGGGAACGCCCTCGATAAGTTCACGCGGCACGTCGGCTGGAGCCACCCCGGCGGGCCGAAAGTCGAGGAGCACGCGAAAGACGGCGAGTACGTCGAGTTCCCGTACGTCGTGAAGGGGATGGATTTCTCCTTCTCGGGCATCATGAGCGCGGCGAAGCAGGCGTACGACGACGGCGAACCGGTAGAGAACGTCTGCTGTGGGTTGCAGGAGACGACGTTCGCGATGCTGACGGAGGTGGCGGAGCGCGCGCTCAGCCTCTCCGGCCGCGACGAACTCGTCCTGGGTGGCGGTGTCGGGCAGAACGCCCGGCTGCGGGAGATGCTCGCGGAGATGTGCGAGGCGCGCGACGCGAAGTTCTACGCGCCCGAACCGCGCTTCCTCCGGGACAACGCCGGGATGATTGCGGTGCTCGGCGCGAAGATGGCGGCCGCCGGCGACACGCTCGACGTCGAGGACTCCGGCGTGGACTCGGACTTCCGGCCCGACGAAGTTCCGGTGACGTGGCGGGACGACGAGGACCTCTTCGTCGCCGTCGACGAGCGCGGCGACGTGAAGGGCGCGGAGGCGACCGTCACCTTCGACGACGACCGCGTGCGGAAGGCGCGCGCGTCGAAACCGTACCGCCACCCCGAACTCGACGAGACGCTCCGCCGCGAGCGAACGCGGCAGGAAGCCCGGCTCACGAGCGCCGCGCGCCGCGACGGCGTCCCCACGCCCGTCGTCTTCGACGTCGACGTCCACGGACACACCCTCGAACTCGAACGCGTCGGCGACCGCGACCTCCGCGACGCCCTCACGAGCGAGCACGTCGCCTCGCTCGGCCGGCACCTCGCCGCCCTCCACGACGCCGACATCGTCCACGGCGACCCAACCACGCGGAACGCCCGCGTCACAGACGGGGGGCGCGTGATTGCGATCGACTTCGGCCTCGGCTTCACGAGCCACGAGGTCGAGGATTACGCGATGGACCTCCACGTCTTCGAGCAGTCGCTCGCCGGAACCGCCGCGGACGCCGACGTCCTCCGGCAGGCGTTCGAAGCCGCGTACGCCGAAGACGGCGACGCTGAAGTCCTCGACCGGCTCCGCGACATCGAGGGCCGCGGCCGCTACGGCGGCACCGTCAGGGACTGA
- a CDS encoding DUF5808 domain-containing protein — translation MSDKPTTGELFGVPYNFERPSISRMLESYWQPGEGMLVEKPFGIGYTLNLANWRSWVVLAVAGVLYYQAQQSGDEDFGDAAEDAVEVVVD, via the coding sequence ATGTCCGACAAGCCGACGACCGGCGAACTGTTCGGTGTCCCGTACAACTTCGAACGCCCCTCCATCAGTCGGATGCTGGAGTCCTACTGGCAGCCCGGCGAGGGGATGCTCGTCGAGAAACCGTTCGGCATCGGCTACACGCTCAACCTCGCGAACTGGCGGTCCTGGGTCGTCCTCGCCGTCGCCGGCGTGCTCTACTACCAGGCCCAGCAGTCCGGCGACGAGGACTTCGGCGACGCCGCCGAGGACGCCGTCGAAGTCGTCGTCGACTAA
- the rdgB gene encoding RdgB/HAM1 family non-canonical purine NTP pyrophosphatase, with the protein MERTVRFVTTNAGKVAEAEEYLSGLADVDQYDYDYVEVQSDSLAEIAASGAEEAYEAAPGDDPVIVDDAGLFVKELEGFPGPYSAYVEDTLGVERVWKLGESLDNRRAAFRCAVAYTDGDATETFSGAVQGQLVAPRGDGGFGYDPIFEHDGKTFAEMGTAEKNALSHRGRALAKLADWLAEENE; encoded by the coding sequence ATGGAGCGCACCGTCCGATTCGTCACGACGAACGCGGGGAAGGTCGCGGAAGCCGAGGAGTATCTCTCGGGGCTCGCGGACGTCGACCAGTACGATTACGACTACGTGGAGGTGCAAAGCGACAGCCTCGCGGAGATCGCGGCGTCCGGCGCGGAGGAAGCCTACGAGGCCGCGCCGGGCGACGATCCCGTCATCGTCGACGACGCCGGCCTGTTCGTGAAGGAACTGGAGGGGTTCCCGGGACCGTATTCGGCGTACGTCGAGGACACGCTCGGCGTCGAGCGCGTCTGGAAGCTCGGTGAGTCGCTCGACAACCGCCGCGCGGCGTTCCGGTGCGCCGTCGCGTACACGGACGGCGACGCCACGGAGACGTTCTCCGGGGCGGTGCAGGGGCAGCTAGTCGCGCCGCGCGGCGACGGCGGGTTCGGCTACGACCCCATCTTCGAGCACGACGGGAAGACGTTCGCGGAGATGGGGACGGCGGAGAAGAACGCGCTCAGCCACCGCGGGCGCGCGCTGGCGAAGCTCGCGGACTGGCTCGCAGAGGAGAACGAGTAA
- a CDS encoding DUF7384 family protein: MTDTARIVADADVLAADLFLDGSAREVLDAIRAHDWLTLVATPELLDDAEAVIERLGDDALAADWRARIEDLATLVDQPAGDRPALAAAYRGDAAHLLTTDGRLTSIETNATLKPRVETSIKTPDAFARLLDPDSLYEALHENPYPGPDRDPRA, encoded by the coding sequence ATGACTGACACCGCGCGCATCGTCGCGGACGCGGACGTGCTCGCCGCCGACCTCTTTCTCGATGGGTCCGCCCGCGAGGTCCTCGACGCGATTCGCGCACACGACTGGCTGACGCTCGTCGCCACGCCCGAACTCCTCGACGACGCCGAAGCCGTCATCGAACGCCTCGGCGACGACGCTCTCGCCGCCGACTGGCGCGCGCGCATCGAAGACCTCGCCACGCTCGTCGACCAGCCGGCGGGCGACCGTCCGGCGCTCGCCGCCGCCTACCGCGGCGACGCCGCCCACCTCCTCACGACCGACGGCCGCCTCACCTCCATAGAAACGAACGCGACGCTCAAACCCCGCGTCGAGACGAGCATCAAGACACCGGACGCGTTCGCGCGCCTCCTCGACCCCGACTCCCTCTACGAAGCCCTCCACGAGAACCCCTACCCCGGTCCGGACCGCGACCCGCGCGCCTGA
- a CDS encoding ABC transporter ATP-binding protein, which translates to MVDVTLDVDVTGTFTDADEAFTVTADLTVERGETLVVLGPSGSGKSLLLELVAGFHDADGHVRLDGVDLVDAPPEERGTGMVFQNYALFEHMTVAENVAFGARYHENPRDADDVLDALGVADLAERSPDTLSGGESQRVALARALAVRPDVFLLDEPLSALDAPTRDALRRVLLDVLDGETAVYVTHDRTTARALGDRVAVMHGGELQQVGTPDEIFERPGSAFVARFTGANVLTRDSLPDAVTARLPAGERVVVRPEHVTLDPASADAGESGVLSAAVERVVREDAAYRVTVALDDAGTRLDAFAAEPPGGERVSVSFAAGALHVPRDRAKPEEGEAEV; encoded by the coding sequence GTGGTCGACGTGACCCTCGACGTCGACGTCACGGGGACGTTCACCGACGCCGACGAAGCGTTCACCGTCACCGCCGACCTCACCGTCGAGCGCGGGGAGACGCTCGTCGTGCTCGGCCCGTCGGGGTCCGGGAAGTCCCTCCTCCTCGAACTCGTCGCGGGCTTCCACGACGCCGACGGACACGTGCGCCTCGACGGCGTCGACCTCGTCGACGCCCCGCCGGAAGAACGAGGAACGGGGATGGTCTTCCAGAACTACGCGCTCTTCGAGCACATGACCGTCGCGGAGAACGTCGCGTTCGGCGCGAGATACCACGAGAACCCGCGGGATGCCGACGACGTGCTCGACGCGCTCGGCGTCGCCGACCTCGCAGAACGCTCGCCCGACACGCTCTCCGGCGGGGAGTCCCAGCGGGTCGCGCTCGCCCGCGCGCTCGCCGTCCGCCCCGACGTCTTCCTCCTCGACGAACCGCTCTCCGCGCTCGACGCGCCGACGCGCGACGCGCTCCGCCGCGTCCTCCTCGACGTCCTCGACGGCGAAACCGCCGTGTACGTCACGCACGACCGGACGACCGCACGCGCGCTCGGCGACCGCGTCGCCGTCATGCACGGCGGGGAGCTCCAACAGGTCGGAACCCCCGACGAGATATTCGAGCGCCCGGGCTCCGCGTTCGTCGCGCGCTTCACCGGCGCGAACGTCCTCACCCGAGATTCCCTCCCCGACGCCGTGACAGCGAGGCTCCCCGCTGGCGAACGCGTCGTCGTCCGCCCCGAGCACGTCACGCTCGACCCGGCCAGCGCGGACGCCGGTGAATCGGGTGTGCTGTCCGCGGCCGTGGAGCGCGTCGTTCGCGAGGACGCCGCGTACCGCGTGACGGTCGCGCTCGACGACGCCGGAACGCGCCTCGACGCCTTCGCGGCCGAACCGCCCGGCGGGGAGCGCGTTTCCGTCTCCTTCGCCGCCGGCGCGCTCCACGTCCCGAGGGACAGGGCCAAACCGGAGGAGGGCGAAGCGGAGGTATGA
- a CDS encoding ABC transporter permease, with the protein MAGAFAGARSAGRLDARVLVLAVAGVQLAAFTVATVLDRPTWYVVFAVASAGVLGWRTNRGAFGVAAALLGGALVVALAYPLAALVTFTSPAAILSNATDPAVLRTLYLSVYAPLLATLLAFVLGVPLALLLRRGFRGQAVVAALVDLPLVVPHSVAGLAVLLAFGSGHAFPTVPVLGAMPGLVLALAFVSAPYMVNGAREGFEAVDENVERAARSLGANRVETFRRVTLPLALRGLVSGAVLSWARAVSEYGAVAVVAYNVSFFYPPAGERVQGMFGSVFVVRQLDVNFESAVSVAVLLLCVCVVVFLAVRTLTGTRGAWST; encoded by the coding sequence ATGGCGGGGGCGTTCGCGGGCGCGCGGTCGGCGGGCCGCCTCGACGCGCGCGTGCTCGTCCTCGCCGTCGCCGGCGTCCAGCTCGCGGCGTTCACCGTCGCCACCGTCCTCGACCGGCCGACGTGGTACGTCGTCTTCGCCGTCGCGAGCGCGGGCGTGCTCGGCTGGCGGACGAACCGGGGCGCGTTCGGCGTCGCCGCCGCGCTCCTCGGCGGCGCGCTCGTCGTCGCGCTCGCCTACCCGCTCGCCGCGCTCGTCACCTTCACGTCGCCCGCCGCGATTCTCTCGAACGCCACCGACCCCGCGGTCCTGCGGACGCTCTACCTCTCCGTCTACGCCCCGCTGCTCGCCACGCTGCTCGCGTTCGTCCTCGGCGTCCCGCTCGCGCTCCTCCTCCGCCGGGGGTTCCGCGGGCAGGCCGTCGTCGCCGCGCTCGTCGACCTCCCGCTCGTCGTCCCGCACTCCGTCGCCGGGCTCGCCGTCCTCCTCGCCTTCGGGAGCGGGCACGCCTTCCCCACGGTGCCCGTCCTCGGGGCGATGCCGGGGCTCGTGCTCGCGCTCGCGTTCGTCTCCGCGCCCTACATGGTGAACGGCGCGCGCGAGGGGTTCGAAGCCGTCGACGAGAACGTCGAGCGGGCCGCGCGCTCGCTCGGGGCAAACAGGGTCGAGACGTTCCGGCGGGTGACGCTCCCGCTGGCGCTCCGCGGGCTCGTCTCCGGCGCGGTGCTCTCGTGGGCGCGCGCCGTCTCCGAGTACGGCGCGGTCGCCGTCGTCGCCTACAACGTCTCCTTCTTCTACCCGCCCGCCGGCGAGCGCGTCCAGGGGATGTTCGGCTCCGTGTTCGTCGTGCGCCAGCTCGACGTGAACTTCGAGTCGGCCGTCTCGGTCGCCGTCCTCCTGCTCTGCGTCTGCGTCGTCGTCTTCCTCGCCGTCAGAACCCTCACCGGGACGCGCGGAGCGTGGTCGACGTGA
- a CDS encoding substrate-binding domain-containing protein, with amino-acid sequence MSEQRSRRAFLATAGGAAALGLAGCTGGSASGGATETATDGADTTDSTSATDVTSAGGTGAVTVFHAGSLTVAFDDLEAGFTSAYDARVTQESAGSVRSTKKVTQPPHRAADVLAVADFRLLRDDLLPDYGDWYAIVATNAMTLAYTEDSKYADEFGPDTWWDVLAREDVTVGHSDPAVDPNGYRSLMAMDLGAIPFEGDALYDEAARDAMKANATNPSSDEVDLIGQLRSGKLDYAWGYESAGESHGVQTVDLQPEVDLSKATSAYAEHYAKASVDAGGTTYTGSPIAYGVTVPSTAEHPEWGARWVEYLLGDGQSALDANGFVALDAAVVPESHADAVPDRVLAHASVESSLGPMAL; translated from the coding sequence ATGTCGGAACAACGGTCTCGGCGAGCGTTCCTCGCGACCGCCGGCGGTGCGGCGGCGCTCGGGCTCGCCGGCTGCACCGGCGGGAGCGCGAGTGGCGGGGCGACCGAGACTGCGACTGACGGCGCGGACACGACGGATTCGACGAGCGCGACGGATGTGACGAGCGCCGGCGGGACGGGGGCGGTGACGGTCTTCCACGCGGGGAGCCTCACGGTGGCGTTCGACGACCTCGAAGCGGGTTTCACGAGCGCGTACGACGCGCGCGTCACGCAGGAGTCCGCGGGGTCGGTTCGGTCGACGAAGAAGGTGACGCAGCCGCCCCACCGCGCGGCGGACGTCCTCGCCGTCGCCGACTTCCGCCTGCTCCGCGACGACCTCCTCCCCGACTACGGCGACTGGTACGCCATCGTCGCGACGAACGCGATGACGCTCGCGTACACGGAGGATTCGAAGTACGCCGACGAGTTCGGGCCCGACACGTGGTGGGACGTGCTCGCCAGAGAGGACGTCACCGTGGGCCACTCCGACCCGGCCGTCGACCCGAACGGCTACCGGTCGCTGATGGCGATGGACCTCGGCGCGATTCCCTTCGAGGGCGACGCGCTCTACGACGAGGCGGCGCGGGACGCGATGAAGGCGAACGCGACGAATCCGTCGAGCGACGAGGTTGACCTCATCGGGCAGCTGCGCTCGGGGAAGCTCGACTACGCGTGGGGGTACGAGTCCGCCGGCGAGAGCCACGGCGTGCAGACGGTCGACCTCCAGCCGGAAGTCGACCTCTCGAAGGCGACGAGCGCGTACGCCGAACACTACGCGAAGGCGAGCGTCGACGCCGGCGGAACGACCTACACCGGCTCCCCCATCGCCTACGGCGTCACTGTGCCGAGCACCGCCGAACACCCCGAGTGGGGGGCGCGGTGGGTCGAATACCTGCTCGGCGACGGCCAGAGCGCGCTCGACGCGAACGGCTTCGTGGCGCTCGACGCGGCCGTCGTCCCCGAATCGCACGCCGACGCCGTCCCCGACCGCGTGCTGGCGCACGCGTCAGTCGAGTCGTCGCTCGGCCCGATGGCGCTCTGA
- a CDS encoding TOBE domain-containing protein, whose amino-acid sequence MDAGFDARLRSSGVAFDDRDATLLRAIDSHGSLSGAADALGRSYARSHTRLTELEDAFGSLVERTRGGADGGGSRLTENARDLLARFDRLQAGYHAIATVREAVLHGTVASRDGELGVVETGAGSVRALVPPDAESVTLSVRADAVTLHAPDDSPEPDATSARNRFPATVTAVDRGEAVVAVTLDCGGETLYALVTADSADRLDLAAGVDVVASFKATATHATRAE is encoded by the coding sequence ATGGACGCCGGGTTCGACGCGCGCCTCCGAAGCTCGGGCGTCGCCTTCGACGACCGCGACGCGACGCTCCTCCGCGCCATCGACAGCCACGGCTCGCTCTCCGGCGCGGCCGACGCCCTCGGCCGCTCCTACGCCCGCTCCCACACCCGCCTCACCGAACTGGAGGACGCCTTCGGGTCACTCGTCGAGCGCACCCGCGGCGGCGCGGACGGCGGCGGCAGCCGCCTCACCGAGAACGCCCGCGACCTCCTCGCGCGCTTCGACCGCCTCCAGGCCGGCTACCACGCCATCGCCACCGTCCGCGAAGCCGTCCTCCACGGCACCGTCGCCTCCCGCGACGGCGAACTCGGCGTCGTCGAAACAGGGGCAGGGAGCGTCCGCGCGCTCGTCCCCCCGGACGCCGAGTCGGTGACGCTCTCCGTCCGCGCCGACGCCGTCACCCTCCACGCCCCCGACGACTCACCCGAACCTGACGCCACCAGCGCCCGCAACCGATTCCCCGCCACTGTCACCGCCGTCGACCGCGGCGAAGCCGTCGTCGCCGTCACCCTCGACTGCGGCGGCGAAACCCTCTACGCCCTCGTCACCGCCGACAGCGCCGACCGCCTCGACCTCGCCGCCGGCGTCGACGTCGTCGCGAGCTTCAAAGCCACCGCCACTCACGCGACCCGCGCCGAATAA
- a CDS encoding RNA-guided endonuclease InsQ/TnpB family protein, translated as MNYNYRYRLRPSDALAEQLAWTVDTCRQVYNHFLHRLNRTDDTSAYSEQKLLPSLKKWWNDLQSVHSKVLQKVVQRLYDNLSTLRGRKENGYRVGQLKWKAPGEYRSFTYSQSGFKLKNTTGRTRLWLSKLGEIPLTFHRDLPDDAEIKTVTVKQELTGKWYAILGVETPDDPPEKPENPEKCVGIDVGILKYAHDTDGTAVESLDLSDEREQLERAQRDLSRKEHGSANWEKQRRVVAERHAELKNKRRDFLHKLSNYYAREYDLVAVEDLDAKGLVELPGNSRNRAGAAWGTFLRMVEYKCEREGTYFVAVNPRGTTKECAACGVSTEKPLWVREHSCPACGFEADRDANAAWNILSRGIKKRLGAGRSESTSPEIEDFWCANESQSDSLTPVETALPVSSVVDAKRVVETGSPTLKREPSGER; from the coding sequence GTGAACTACAACTACAGGTATCGACTCCGACCGTCCGACGCTCTCGCAGAACAGTTAGCGTGGACTGTCGATACCTGTAGGCAGGTCTACAACCACTTCCTTCACCGGCTCAACCGTACCGACGATACTTCGGCATACAGTGAACAGAAGCTTCTGCCGAGTCTCAAAAAGTGGTGGAACGACCTGCAAAGCGTTCACTCGAAAGTCCTTCAGAAAGTCGTACAACGCCTGTACGACAACCTCTCGACGCTTCGTGGTCGTAAAGAGAACGGCTACCGCGTCGGCCAACTCAAGTGGAAGGCACCGGGCGAGTACCGTAGTTTCACCTACAGTCAATCCGGCTTCAAGCTCAAGAACACGACCGGTCGGACGCGACTGTGGCTCTCGAAACTCGGAGAAATCCCGCTCACCTTCCACCGCGACCTCCCTGACGACGCCGAAATCAAGACTGTCACCGTCAAGCAGGAACTGACCGGCAAATGGTACGCTATCCTCGGTGTCGAAACCCCCGACGACCCGCCGGAGAAACCGGAGAATCCCGAGAAGTGCGTCGGTATCGACGTAGGTATCTTGAAGTACGCCCACGACACAGACGGCACGGCAGTCGAATCCCTCGACCTCTCTGACGAGCGCGAGCAGTTGGAACGCGCACAGCGCGACCTCTCGCGGAAGGAACACGGTTCCGCGAATTGGGAGAAACAGCGCCGCGTCGTGGCCGAACGCCACGCTGAGTTGAAGAACAAGCGGCGTGACTTCCTCCACAAGCTCTCGAACTACTACGCACGGGAGTACGACCTCGTGGCCGTGGAGGATTTGGACGCGAAGGGTTTGGTCGAACTGCCGGGCAACTCGCGGAATCGAGCGGGTGCGGCGTGGGGGACGTTCCTGCGGATGGTCGAATACAAGTGCGAACGCGAAGGAACGTATTTCGTCGCCGTGAATCCGCGTGGAACAACAAAAGAGTGTGCGGCCTGCGGTGTTTCGACGGAGAAGCCGCTGTGGGTCCGTGAACACTCCTGTCCTGCCTGCGGGTTTGAGGCGGATAGAGACGCGAACGCGGCGTGGAACATCCTTTCTCGCGGTATCAAGAAGCGGTTAGGAGCGGGACGCTCCGAATCAACGTCCCCAGAAATCGAAGATTTCTGGTGTGCGAACGAATCGCAGAGCGATTCGTTAACGCCTGTGGAGACTGCGCTCCCTGTGTCCTCCGTGGTGGATGCAAAGCGCGTCGTGGAAACAGGAAGCCCCACCCTCAAGCGCGAGCCGTCAGGCGAGCGGTAG
- a CDS encoding dihydrodipicolinate synthase family protein: MNGTGVPLATPFDESGELDVDALAAVTEWVTERGIDFLVPCGSNSEAELLTADERARVIETVVDAAPDGVAVLAGTGHPGFKATVEQSERAAEAGADGVLVVTPFYYTHDESSLAAYYRDVADAVSAPVYLYSVPAYTNVKLDPRTVESLAEHENVVGMKDSSGDLETLQRERDYAPEFELFTGSGSVFAPALDAGADGGIMALGNVVPERVKEIYELHRAGKDEEARQLNSRLVDLNRAVTSEYGVPGLKAAMRYRDAPAGHVRRPFRPLGADATKRVETLVDAALP, from the coding sequence ATGAACGGGACTGGTGTGCCGCTGGCGACGCCGTTCGACGAGTCGGGCGAACTGGATGTCGACGCGCTCGCGGCGGTGACGGAGTGGGTGACGGAGCGCGGTATCGACTTCCTGGTGCCCTGCGGGTCGAACAGCGAGGCGGAGTTACTGACCGCCGACGAGCGCGCTCGCGTCATCGAGACCGTGGTGGACGCCGCGCCGGACGGCGTGGCGGTGCTCGCGGGGACGGGGCATCCGGGGTTCAAGGCGACCGTCGAGCAGTCGGAGCGCGCGGCCGAAGCGGGCGCGGACGGCGTGCTCGTCGTCACGCCGTTCTACTACACGCACGACGAGTCGTCGCTCGCGGCGTACTACCGGGACGTCGCGGACGCGGTGTCCGCGCCGGTCTACCTCTACAGCGTGCCGGCGTACACGAACGTGAAACTCGACCCGCGGACGGTGGAGTCGCTCGCCGAGCACGAGAACGTCGTCGGGATGAAGGACTCCTCGGGCGACCTCGAAACGCTCCAGCGCGAGCGCGACTACGCCCCCGAGTTCGAGCTGTTCACGGGGTCGGGGAGCGTGTTCGCGCCCGCGCTCGACGCCGGCGCGGACGGCGGCATCATGGCGCTCGGGAACGTCGTCCCGGAGCGCGTGAAGGAGATATACGAACTCCACCGCGCCGGAAAGGACGAGGAAGCCCGCCAGCTGAACAGCCGGCTCGTCGACTTGAACCGCGCCGTCACGAGCGAGTACGGCGTCCCCGGACTGAAGGCCGCGATGCGCTACCGGGACGCGCCCGCCGGCCACGTCCGCAGGCCCTTCCGCCCCCTCGGCGCGGACGCGACGAAGCGCGTCGAAACCCTCGTCGACGCCGCCCTCCCCTAG
- a CDS encoding DUF7114 family protein → MEEAERARTAARNAVSDVSPPALRRAIDDRLDSASMTPGALTLFAARACGVTGVSAELAERAAGVQLVYEGLRLTRDLVLDEPWVTEDESEDLPADLDVVAADVLVAKGFRLLAETEASAAAVDVVRTFGREHSGSDDATLEVTVFELAAEAGASAADRTTPLALKQYTAGLARATGRPLPPAADALPENVVDVMRRTITPADTAKPSATDP, encoded by the coding sequence ATGGAAGAGGCCGAACGGGCCCGTACAGCCGCTCGAAACGCGGTTTCGGACGTCTCCCCCCCAGCCCTTCGACGTGCCATCGACGACCGACTCGACTCGGCGTCGATGACGCCCGGTGCCCTCACGCTGTTCGCCGCGCGCGCCTGCGGCGTCACCGGCGTCAGCGCGGAGCTCGCAGAGCGCGCCGCCGGCGTCCAGCTCGTCTACGAGGGCCTCCGGCTGACGCGTGACCTCGTCCTCGACGAGCCGTGGGTGACCGAGGACGAGTCCGAAGACCTCCCCGCCGACCTCGACGTCGTCGCCGCGGACGTCCTCGTCGCCAAGGGCTTCCGGCTCCTCGCCGAGACCGAAGCGTCCGCCGCCGCCGTCGACGTCGTGCGGACGTTCGGCCGCGAGCACTCCGGCAGCGACGACGCCACGCTCGAAGTCACCGTCTTCGAACTCGCCGCGGAAGCCGGCGCGAGCGCCGCCGACCGCACCACGCCGCTCGCCCTCAAGCAGTACACCGCCGGCCTCGCCCGCGCCACCGGCCGCCCGCTCCCGCCCGCCGCGGACGCCCTCCCCGAGAACGTCGTCGACGTGATGCGCCGCACCATCACCCCCGCCGACACCGCCAAGCCCTCTGCGACTGACCCCTGA